Genomic window (Deltaproteobacteria bacterium):
AAACCATTGAAAAATCTCAGATGCAAAAAAAAGAAATTATTGTAAATAATAAAAATTTCCAATTGTTTAGTTATCCCATGCTAGCTAATTTGAATTTAAAATCTGTCGTCCATACTTATAGAGACCGAACTGAAGAGAAAAAACTATATTCGAAATTATTACAAACTGAGAAAATGTTATCTATTGGAAGGCTTGCAGGGCATCTGTCTCACGAGCTAAATAACCCTTTAACGGGAATCAGATCGATGGTTCAATTGTTAAAAGAGCAGGTGCCCGCTGAGAGTGAGCGGTTTTCTGATTTGGTAGAAATCGAGAAGGCCACAGAGCGGTGCTTTAAAGTTTTAAATAATTTTATGGAGTTTTCAAATCCGCGTAAAGTCAAATTAGAATCGGTAGATATTTCGGAAGTTGTTTTAAAAACAATTCCTCTTTTAAAGGTGTCCTTAAGAAATCATCTGTTAAATCTAAATTTGAATACGCATAAGAAATATATCATTGCTGATCCAAATATGCTCCAGCATGTAATTTTTAATCTGGTTAATAATTCAACACAAGCGCTTAAAGAAAAAGGTGAGATTCGAATTGATACTTTTTCCAAAGATAAAAAGGTGCGGTTAGAAATAACAGACACGGGAGAGGGAATACCAAATGAAATTCAAAAGTTTATTTTTGAGCCCTTTTTTACGACAAAGCCCGAGGGGGAAGGAACAGGCTTGGGGCTGAATATCGTTAAAAATATTGTAGAAAATACTCAAGGAAGAATTTTTTATGAAGCAAATACACCCAGAGGGGCAAGGTTTATTATAGAATGGCCAATTTATGAAAATACTCATCATTGATGACGAGATCTTGGTTGCTAAGTCCTTTGAAAGGATCTTTGCAAAAAAACATCAGACCATGGTGGCCTATGATGGAAAAAGTGGACTGGAAAAATGGATCGAGTTTAATCCTGATATCGTCATTTTGGATTTCATTATGCCTGGTCTGAATGCGGATCAGGTAATTCAAAAAAAACCAAAGGATTCTCACGCTAAAATTTGTTTAATTTCAGCATATATTGGGGATTCTGAAACGGAAACACAGATTTTAAAAAAAGTTGATTTATTCATTTCCAAACCCTTTGAAGATATTGTATTCGTTTCTAAAAAAGTTCTAGATATGGTTGGAGTCTAATGTGAGAATTATCGCAGGAAAATTTAAGGGGCATCATTTGGTTTCATTTCAAGCAAAACATATACGGCCAACTACAGACAGGGTTAAGGAAACATTATTTAATAAAATTCAATTCGAAATTGAAGGGAAAAGCGTGTTGGATTTATTTAGCGGTACAGGCAGTCTGGGATTGGAGGCCTATTCGCGTGGAGCGAGGTCCGTTCATTTTGTGGATAATCATCCTAAATCGTTACAAATTTTGCTGAGTAATATTGAGAAATTAAAAATTCCAAAAACGGAGTATAAAGTGACCAAAATGGAGAGTGCTTCTTTTATTAAAAGTAAAATTCAAGCTCCTTTTGATATTATATTTATAGACCCTCCATTTACTGAAAAAATGGCCCATGAAGTAATGACTCAATTATCCCAAAGTCACTTGTTTCATGAGTCCACAATTATCACCATAGAGTCCATTAAACAGGAACGTATGGATGACTCCTATTTTCCGCTCGTTCGCTACGATTTTAAAGATTATGGTGATAAAATCCTTTCTTTTTTTAAAAAACAAATATAATAAACTACACATATAAATGAAAAATAAAAAAAACAATATAAACAGTAGAGTGATTTATCCCGGAAGCTTTGATCCCATTACGATGGGTCATGTGGATATCATCACCAGACTATCAAAAACATTCGAAGAAGTTGTTGTTCTTGTAGCAAATAATGCGCAGAAGGAATTTTTATTTAATGCTCAGGAACGAAAAGATTTAATTTTACAAGCTTTGAAAGGGCAAAAAAATATTTCCGTTGATATATTTGACGGCCTAACCGTTGATTATATGAAAAAGCATAAAATTGATAAAATCGTTAGGGGCTTAAGAGCGATCGTTGATTTTGAGTATGAAATGATCATGGCAAACATCAACAGAAAATTGGATCCAGAAATTGAAACTCTTCTGGTTTTTGCCAGTCCTGAATATTATTATATCAGTTCGCGGAGCGTGAAGGAAGTGGCTATGAATGGCGGAGCCTTGAAGGATTTTATTCCTGGGTGTGTAACCAAACCATTACTAGACAAATTAAAAGTAATTAAAAAAAAGAAATGAGAGGAAATATATGTTGTCAAAAAGAGCTTTGAATTTAAAACCATCTCCGACCTTATCTTTAGTTGCGAAGGCCAAAGAGCTTCAAGCTAAAGGTTTTGATGTTATTTCTTTAACCGTAGGAGAGCCTGATTGGAATACCTTTGCCTCTCCTTCGAATGCAGGCATCGCGGCCATTCAAAATAATATCACTAAATACACCCCTGCGAATGGAACCATCGAACTAAGAAAAAAAATTGCAGAAAAAGCAAAAGTTGAAATAGGATTAGAGTATGCTCCAACTCAAGTAACCGTAGGATCTGGAGCTAAGTTTATTATTTTTGCAGCATTGCAAATGATTTGTAATCCTGGCGACGAAGTCATCATTCACTCCCCCTACTGGGTTAGTTATCCCACCATGGTAGAGCTTGCGGATGGTGTGCCTCGGATCATTCTTTGCGAAGAAAAGGAGGGCTACAAATTAACTCCCGAAAAGTTAGAGCAAGCTATTAATCCTAAAACCAAAGCCTTCTTATTTTGTTCACCGAGTAATCCAACAGGCTTGATGTACACTAAGGAAGAGCTTCAAGCTTTTGCCGAAGTTTTCAGAAGACACCCTCAGGTGATCATTATTAGTGATGATATCTATAACAGTCTTGTTTTTGATCCTAAGAATCGTGTGAACAATGTGGCCCCTCATATTCTGCATGTGGCTCCTGATTTAAAAGAAAGAGTTATCATGATCAATGGAGGTTCTAAAGCCTATTCCATGACAGGATGGCGGATTGGATGGGCCTTGGGGCCTCAAAAAGTAATTACAGCTATGGCAGATTACCAATCTCAATCTACGGGTTCTGCCTCTAGTATTTCTCAGCATGCCGCTTTGGCGGCTCTTACAGATTGTTCAAAGGATATCGAGGCTGTTAATGTAAAATTAGCTCAAAGAAAAAATTTAGCACTCCAGGAATTTAAAAGAATCCCTCAATTTATTATCAGTGAGCCTCAAGGGGCCTTTTATTTATGGGTGAATGTTAAATCTTTATTTGGAAAAAAATTTGAAAATACCTATATCGAAAATGATAAAATGGTAGGTGATATCCTCTTAGAAAAATTCTATGTAGCAACGGTACCAGGTATCGAGTGCGGTAATCAGGGGTATTTAAGATTGAGCTTTGCAACCACCGAAGAAAAAATGAAATTAGCGGTGGACCGTATGGTTCAATTCGTTGGCCAGCTCACATCTTGAGGATGCTAAATGGCTATTTGAAGAACTGAAGTAGGGGCTCAATAATCCACGAATATAATTTAGTTAAAAAGGAGGGCTCCTCTAAAACTTTCGAATCCCTATTGTCAGTGGCATTAGGAGCTCTTTTCAGGTTGGTCGTTGTTAAACTGCATTTGTATTTTGCCACAATCGTTGAACCTGCTGGGACATTGGGTGTAAACACTAAACTTTGTCCCTGAACCGAAGAGCTGATGCTATTATTTGCAGGTGTGATGGTCACAGAAACATTGTTGCTGACGGGATTGCAATCTAAGGGCATGGATCCTAATGAGTCGCTAATAACTTCATTGAAATAATTCAAGCTACTTGTGTAATCATTATCACAAATAGAACCAATGCCACCACCAGTTAAATTAGAGAGCTCTTCATACAGTTTTCCGTAGTGGGCTTTTGTTCCTTGATCATCTTGAATTTTTAAGCAAGTCGAATCTGTTGACTTGACGACAATGGAGTTGGCTCGGAAGCGAATCGCAGAGCTCAAGGTGGATTTGACCTTATCAACGAGGATAGAAGGAAGATCGTCTTGTTCCAGTGTTTTTAGCTCATCAGAATAATATTTGAGTGAAGCGTTTCCGCCGATACTCCTCTCATCTTCATCAGAAATAATAATATAGGCTAAGGCGGCATCTGGACGGTAACAGTTGTTATAGTCTTTATAGCTCACGTGCCAGTAACCGGCCTTAATCGCTCTTTCATCATTTGTATTTGCACTTCCTGTGGCAATATTATTTGCAATAGTGTTTCTAAAAATTGTCGAAAGATTTGCTGTTCCTTTTTTTAAGACCCATGAGGGTGTTCCTGAGTAGTCAGCCCAGTTTACTGACATACCCCAATAGTTTGTTCCGCCTGAAGGGATATAAGTAGTTACTGTTAAACACATTTGCCAATCAATAGAAGCACTTTCAAGTTGCCCAACAAAATGATTTAATCTATCAGCAAGTTTTAAATTATCAGCATTCATGGAGCTTGAATTATCCACAATCAGAAGGATATCGACTTTATTTTGTTTTGAGGTAACTGTATAAGTTGTTTCGACATCTTTTGAACTTGTCCCTCCGCCACCCTGGCCAGTGGGAGTAGGATCTGTAGGTGTCTCAGGCGTGGTTGGTTGGTTAGAACTGGATGAAAATTTAACAGGGCTACAGCTAACAAATAAAACAAATATGAATGTTAACAAAGCCAAACTCACAATTTTCTTAAAAACACCGTTCATAAAAAAAAGCCCCTTCTTATTAGTTTCGGACTCATCCATACACCTTTTTTAGATGTATCAATATCAAGGCTATCATTTTTTTACATCGGATTGAAGGACAGAGAATAAACCTTGGTCTTTAGGAGAGGTTATCTCTCTAAAAGGAGTCTCAAACTAACAGCTAGGACTTTTGTAATTCCCCAAACCAGACTTGAGACTATTGAATGCAAATTTTATAATTATCACTGAATGAGCTGAATAAATAAGTTCATTAGATTAAAGGGGTTAATGTGAATTTAAGTTTCTTAAGTTTATTAGTTATTCAATGTTTTATGTTTGGGGCTCTATATTTCTTATGGATTAGAATGCATAAAACCCCTGAAGATGACCCAAGGTTAACAAAGGGTTTACAACTTCTTCAAAGTAAAATTGCTGTGTTAGAAGATCTTTCTGATAGAACGGAAACTCAGGTCAATCAATTAACTGCGTTAATGGAAAACAAAATAAAGGAAATACAAGGAAAAATTATGGATGCTGAAAGAACAGCTAGCCTTGTGGAAAGCAAAATTCAAAAAAGCATGGAAGTGGCAAAAATTTTTCAAGATAAAATTCCTCACAAAGAAATTTTAGACCGACAATATACCATCAAGTATGTCAAAGCTGCTAAGTTGGCAAATCAGGGTCTTTCTATAGATGAAATTTCAAACCAAGTTGACTTAACTCCTGCAGAAATTAATCTCATTTTAAAATTAAATAAAAATCAGCTGATGTTTTCAGAAGCGGAGCTGCCAGATTGGGTTTCGTCAGATTCACAGCAGGAATCAGCTAATTATCAAAAATCCCAGTGGCTTGATTTCGAAAAAACATTTGAGGTGCCGAAGGTAGATCAACAAAATCTAAAAAAACTAGGAGATCAGTTTAAAGAGGCTTTAGCTAAATCAGAGATTAATAAAGTTTTAAATTCTCAAGAAACTTTGCCTAAATTAGAATTAAATAATATTTCAGTTTCTCAAGAAGCCTTAAACCAAAAAGGAAAAAGAGTATCAGTCAAACCTTTTGAATTTAAAAGAATTGAATCTGCGATAAATTAAGGTACGCTCCTAAGGGTCCTAATGGTCTAGACGGGTTTATTTGTTTTTTTTCCAGATTCTGGAAGAAGTCCCTTTTTAAAATGAATTAGACGGCTTAACCAAAATCCAAAAGAATCTTCTACAGAAGGAGCTCTAGAAGTTATCAGACTTCCTTGCTCGCTTAAATCACGAATCAATTTTCTTAAGTCCTCACTGTCTTTTTCGTTTAGAGCCAAACTCAGTCCATATCCCTTAGGAGTTACGTTGGCATTCGTGTAAATGACTTCTCCTAAAAAATGGTGAAGACGATTATTGAATTTAAAACTAATTTCAACTCGAGCATTCTGATTTAGTTCTAAGCTTGTTTGTAAGAATATACCTGATTCAGAAATGTTTTTAATTTCTCCTTTAGTTTTTTGATCAATCCACTTTACCTCAGTCTCAAATTCTGCTGCATATCTGGGTTTAGTTTCCCACCAGCGCAGGCGAGGGTCAAAATAGACAACTCTTACTTGAGGAAGTACAAAGTATCCAACAACAATTATATTTATGAGGTAAAAAGAGATCAGATAGATTCCTAAATTCTGATTAGGTTGGCTTTGCCAAGAATAGTAACTATATAAAAAAGGGATTATCATAATTAAAAGATAAAGATAGTAACTCCATTTTTTGCACAAATATATTAGGAAGCCACCTACCACTGGAATAAGCAGAAAAATGGTCGTTCGAAGAAGCTCATTGGGTGTAAGTAGAGCCTTGATGTAGAGGAGTATAGATATTTTAGCTAAAAAAGAATTAGCAATAATATTCCCAATGGGGGATAGAACATGCAGAAGTGCTATGATGATTAATGGCCATGGTTTTCTTTTCATTTATTACCTCTGATTGAGTATAAAAAAAAAAGTACTAAAGTCCAAGAAAATTCAGGTCTAGGTTTAAACTCCTAGATAGGACTTTCTGACTTCATCATTGTTCAGAAGTTCCTTGCCAGTTCCTTGGAGAGTTATATTTCCTGTTTCAAGAACATAGGCACGGTTTGAAATACTCAGAGCTTGTTTGGCATTTTGTTCCACAAGTAAAACCGTCATGCCTTGCGCATTTAGATTTTTTATAATCTGAAAAATCTGGCTCACGATAATAGGAGCCAAGCCAAGGGAAGGCTCATCCAAAAGTAATAATTCAGGTTTGCACATGATGGCTCTAGAGATAGACAACATTTGCTGCTCTCCACCAGATAAAGTTCCGGCTAATTGATTAAGTCTTTCCTTGAGTCTTGGGAAAAGGTCAAAACAATGCTGTTCATCTTTGGAGATTTGAGCTTTGTCAGATCGTGAGTAGCTGCCTAGTTGTAAGTTTTCTTTCACCGTCATTTGTGGAAAGATTCCTCTTCCTTCTGGAGACTGCGCGAGGCCTAATTTGACTCGGGCATGGGCGGGAATATGACCTAAATTAGTACCATTCAAAAAAATAGAACCAGAGGATTCAACAATCCCAGAAATCGCTCTGAGTGTTGTGGTTTTTCCTGCGCCATTGGCACCAATTAAAGAAACAATTTCACCCTTTGCAATTTCGAAAGAAATACCCTTTATCGCCTGGATAGCTCCATAATTTACAAATAAATTTTCGACTTTAAGGATCAATCTAATCTCCTATTCGTTGTCAACACCCAGGTAGGCTTCAATAACTTTTTGTGAGGACTGAATTTTAGTTGGAATACCTTCTTCGATTTTCACGCCGTGATCCAGAACAAAGATGGTTTCACAAATGCCCATTACTAATTTCATATCATGTTCAATTAATAAAACGGTTAAATTAAAATCTTTTCTGATTTTAGCAATGAGTTCCATCAAAGAATGGGTTTCAGAGTGATTCATGCCAGCAGCCGGTTCATCAAGTAAAATCATTTCAGGATGGGTCATGAGGGCCCTAACAATTTCAAGTTTTCTTTGTTCTCCGTAGGGAAGGCTTGATGCTTTTTCATCTATTTTATTTATGAGACCAAAAATGCTTAAAATTTCCTTCCCTTTGTTGGTAAGGGTTTTTTCTTCTTTTAAGAAAAGTTGATTTAAAGCGATGGCATCCCACCAACTATATTCGACATGTTGATGACCTGCGATCAACACATTTTCAAGTACACTTAAGTTTTTAAACAATCTGATATTTTGAAAGGTCCTCGTCAAACCTTTATTAGAAATTTGATAGGGTTTTAATCCGTTCAAAACGTGATCTCTAAAAACAACTTGTCCATGAGTGGGCTGATAGACCCCGGTGAGCATATTAAAAACAGTGGTTTTTCCAGCACCGTTAGGACCAATTAAACCAGCTAATTGGCCTTTAGAAATTTGCATTGAGAAATTATCAACAGCTTTTAACCCCCCAAATTGCATGGTTATATTTTGTACATCAAGGAGTGGTTTTGTCATTTTTTCTCCACAAATGAAATATTTCTTTCTCTCCAAATAAGCCTTGGGGTCTTAATATCATAATAAAAATAAGCGCAAGAGAATAAATGACCATACGAAGGTCTACTCCTCCGGTAAATTCTTTTAGAGAACGCAAGATTTCAGGAAGGAGGGTGATGAAAAATGCGGAAGCTAAGCAGCCCGTCATGCTGCCCATTCCGCCAAGAACGACCATGATGACGGCATCAATACTCATGAGAAAGGTAAAACTTGCCGGGCTTACATAATTTGTGAAATGAGCATATAAAGAGCCGGCGATGCCTGCAAAAAAACTGGAAACCACAAAGGCTTGGACTTTCATTTGTGTTGTATTAATTCCCATAGCTTCTGCTGCAATTTCATCTTCACGGACACTCAAGAACCCTCTGCCATGGCTGGATTTTAATAATCTCCAAATAACAAAAAAGCAAAGCAGAGCCCAGAAAGTAGCAAAAATTAAAGAGATGACGAACTTATCAATGATAAAGCCACCCAAATTTAACTCAGGCAATGAAGGGATCGAAGAAATACCAATGGACCCACCGAAGAAAGTAATATTATTTAAACTCACACGGATGATTTCGCCAAAACCTAAGGTGACTATGGCTAGGTAATCTCCCTTCAACCGGAGAGAGGGTAAACCGACGAAATATCCAACCAATCCTGCACAAAGTCCGCTTCCAAGAGAAATTAAAATGGCCACAGGAAGACCTAAAATTCCCTCAGGAAAAGGTAATTTTGTTGTCAGAATGGCAGTGAAATAAGCACCGATGGCGACGAAGCCTGCATGTCCTAATGAGAACTGTCCTGTATAGCCATTAATCAAGTTGAGACTCATTCCCATGATTGAGTTCACAAACAGAAAAAGTAGCACTAATTGAATAT
Coding sequences:
- a CDS encoding ABC transporter ATP-binding protein, whose translation is MTKPLLDVQNITMQFGGLKAVDNFSMQISKGQLAGLIGPNGAGKTTVFNMLTGVYQPTHGQVVFRDHVLNGLKPYQISNKGLTRTFQNIRLFKNLSVLENVLIAGHQHVEYSWWDAIALNQLFLKEEKTLTNKGKEILSIFGLINKIDEKASSLPYGEQRKLEIVRALMTHPEMILLDEPAAGMNHSETHSLMELIAKIRKDFNLTVLLIEHDMKLVMGICETIFVLDHGVKIEEGIPTKIQSSQKVIEAYLGVDNE
- a CDS encoding PilZ domain-containing protein — encoded protein: MKRKPWPLIIIALLHVLSPIGNIIANSFLAKISILLYIKALLTPNELLRTTIFLLIPVVGGFLIYLCKKWSYYLYLLIMIIPFLYSYYSWQSQPNQNLGIYLISFYLINIIVVGYFVLPQVRVVYFDPRLRWWETKPRYAAEFETEVKWIDQKTKGEIKNISESGIFLQTSLELNQNARVEISFKFNNRLHHFLGEVIYTNANVTPKGYGLSLALNEKDSEDLRKLIRDLSEQGSLITSRAPSVEDSFGFWLSRLIHFKKGLLPESGKKTNKPV
- a CDS encoding pyridoxal phosphate-dependent aminotransferase; amino-acid sequence: MLSKRALNLKPSPTLSLVAKAKELQAKGFDVISLTVGEPDWNTFASPSNAGIAAIQNNITKYTPANGTIELRKKIAEKAKVEIGLEYAPTQVTVGSGAKFIIFAALQMICNPGDEVIIHSPYWVSYPTMVELADGVPRIILCEEKEGYKLTPEKLEQAINPKTKAFLFCSPSNPTGLMYTKEELQAFAEVFRRHPQVIIISDDIYNSLVFDPKNRVNNVAPHILHVAPDLKERVIMINGGSKAYSMTGWRIGWALGPQKVITAMADYQSQSTGSASSISQHAALAALTDCSKDIEAVNVKLAQRKNLALQEFKRIPQFIISEPQGAFYLWVNVKSLFGKKFENTYIENDKMVGDILLEKFYVATVPGIECGNQGYLRLSFATTEEKMKLAVDRMVQFVGQLTS
- a CDS encoding DUF2802 domain-containing protein; its protein translation is MFGALYFLWIRMHKTPEDDPRLTKGLQLLQSKIAVLEDLSDRTETQVNQLTALMENKIKEIQGKIMDAERTASLVESKIQKSMEVAKIFQDKIPHKEILDRQYTIKYVKAAKLANQGLSIDEISNQVDLTPAEINLILKLNKNQLMFSEAELPDWVSSDSQQESANYQKSQWLDFEKTFEVPKVDQQNLKKLGDQFKEALAKSEINKVLNSQETLPKLELNNISVSQEALNQKGKRVSVKPFEFKRIESAIN
- a CDS encoding branched-chain amino acid ABC transporter permease; protein product: MNALKTPILSAFIIILVASTLGLLTNSYIQLVLLFLFVNSIMGMSLNLINGYTGQFSLGHAGFVAIGAYFTAILTTKLPFPEGILGLPVAILISLGSGLCAGLVGYFVGLPSLRLKGDYLAIVTLGFGEIIRVSLNNITFFGGSIGISSIPSLPELNLGGFIIDKFVISLIFATFWALLCFFVIWRLLKSSHGRGFLSVREDEIAAEAMGINTTQMKVQAFVVSSFFAGIAGSLYAHFTNYVSPASFTFLMSIDAVIMVVLGGMGSMTGCLASAFFITLLPEILRSLKEFTGGVDLRMVIYSLALIFIMILRPQGLFGEKEIFHLWRKNDKTTP
- a CDS encoding ABC transporter ATP-binding protein, whose amino-acid sequence is MRLILKVENLFVNYGAIQAIKGISFEIAKGEIVSLIGANGAGKTTTLRAISGIVESSGSIFLNGTNLGHIPAHARVKLGLAQSPEGRGIFPQMTVKENLQLGSYSRSDKAQISKDEQHCFDLFPRLKERLNQLAGTLSGGEQQMLSISRAIMCKPELLLLDEPSLGLAPIIVSQIFQIIKNLNAQGMTVLLVEQNAKQALSISNRAYVLETGNITLQGTGKELLNNDEVRKSYLGV
- a CDS encoding response regulator, with protein sequence MKILIIDDEILVAKSFERIFAKKHQTMVAYDGKSGLEKWIEFNPDIVILDFIMPGLNADQVIQKKPKDSHAKICLISAYIGDSETETQILKKVDLFISKPFEDIVFVSKKVLDMVGV
- the rsmD gene encoding 16S rRNA (guanine(966)-N(2))-methyltransferase RsmD — translated: MRIIAGKFKGHHLVSFQAKHIRPTTDRVKETLFNKIQFEIEGKSVLDLFSGTGSLGLEAYSRGARSVHFVDNHPKSLQILLSNIEKLKIPKTEYKVTKMESASFIKSKIQAPFDIIFIDPPFTEKMAHEVMTQLSQSHLFHESTIITIESIKQERMDDSYFPLVRYDFKDYGDKILSFFKKQI
- the coaD gene encoding pantetheine-phosphate adenylyltransferase, yielding MNSRVIYPGSFDPITMGHVDIITRLSKTFEEVVVLVANNAQKEFLFNAQERKDLILQALKGQKNISVDIFDGLTVDYMKKHKIDKIVRGLRAIVDFEYEMIMANINRKLDPEIETLLVFASPEYYYISSRSVKEVAMNGGALKDFIPGCVTKPLLDKLKVIKKKK